TCAAATCGCATGCCTGCATGCGTTTGGGCACCGAGTTCATGGAACACCTGGTGCGTTGGTATTTGGAAAACGTCAAGGAGACTTCGATCGGATTTTTCCAGATCGGCGGCGGCATCGCCGGGGATTTCGCCATTTGCGCCGTTCCGCTCATTCTGCAGGACTTAAAGAAGAAAAACGCTCCTCTCTGGGGCTATTTCGCCCAGATCAGCGATTCGACCACTTCTTACGGTTCCTATTCCGGCGCGGTTCCCAATGAAAAGATCACGTGGTATAAAATTTCGCCCACAACCCCGCGGTTCATGATTCAGTCGGACGCGACGCTGGTGGCGCCGCTGATTTTCGGCTACGTTCTCGGAGATTAGGACGTTAGGGACGTAGCTTAGTTTCTTAGTTATTAATGGAAAACTAATGAAAACTAAGAAACTAAGCTACGTCCCCGTTCTCGGCCAAAAACAGAATTTTTTAGGCCTCCCGTTTCCTCATTGCGATCTCGATAAAGCCAAATTCGCGGTGGTGCCCGTGGCTTTTGAGCGGACCACGTCTTATATCAAAGGCACGGTGCACGGTCCCTCCAAACTGTTGGCCGCCAGCCATCAGCTTGAATTTTATGATGAGGAGCTTTCCGAAGAAATCGGTTTTTCGCATGGCATCGCCACGATCAAGCCGCTGAAACCTACGCCCAGGGTGGAGTCCAAAGAATTTCTCTTGAAAACTTCATCGGTCGTGCGCGAATTGGCTCAACGCGGCAAATTCGTGGCCACGGTCGGCGGCGAACATACGATTACATTCGCGCCGGTCAATGCGATGAAAGACGTCTACCCTGATTTAAGCATCCTTTATATAGACGCTCATGCGGATTTAAGAGACAGCTATGAGGGCACGCCTTGGAACCATGCCTGCGCGCTGAGGCGTTCGATCGAGGCTTGTCATTCGGCTGGGGGACGTGGCGTGACCGCATTGGTGGGCATACGCAGCATGGACGTTACCGAAGCGCGTTATATTCAAGACAACCGGACGTTGGCTTTATTCGATGCGCATCGCTGCCGCCGGCTGGCAACCGAGATCAACCGCATCATCGAGCATTTAGGCGAGCATGTTTATATTTCGATCGATTTAGACGGCCTCGACCCTTCCGTGATCCCGGGCGTGGGCACGCCGCAGCCCGGTGGGTTGGGCTGGTACGATTTGCTCGATTTGCTCAAAGCGGTTTTTGATCATCGCAAGGTCGTGGGCGTTGATTTGATGGAACTGGCTCCGTTGAAAGGCCAGGTTGTTTCGGAATTTGCGGCGGCCAAGCTTCTTTATCGCGTGTTCGGGTATGCGGCCCGCGGCCGGCCGCTCGCGACAAAATGAACACAACGCTGCTGGTCATTCTCGACGGCTGGGGCTGGCGTCCCGACATCAAGGATAATGCCATCGCTCACGCGCCTAAACCCGTTTATGACCGTTTGTGGAGTTCCTACCCTCATACATTTTTGCACGCTTCCGGACAGTGGGTCGGGCTTCCGGAGGGGCAAATCGGTTCTTCCGAAGTCGGCCA
This genomic window from Elusimicrobiota bacterium contains:
- the speB gene encoding agmatinase; this encodes MKTKKLSYVPVLGQKQNFLGLPFPHCDLDKAKFAVVPVAFERTTSYIKGTVHGPSKLLAASHQLEFYDEELSEEIGFSHGIATIKPLKPTPRVESKEFLLKTSSVVRELAQRGKFVATVGGEHTITFAPVNAMKDVYPDLSILYIDAHADLRDSYEGTPWNHACALRRSIEACHSAGGRGVTALVGIRSMDVTEARYIQDNRTLALFDAHRCRRLATEINRIIEHLGEHVYISIDLDGLDPSVIPGVGTPQPGGLGWYDLLDLLKAVFDHRKVVGVDLMELAPLKGQVVSEFAAAKLLYRVFGYAARGRPLATK